The sequence below is a genomic window from Raphanus sativus cultivar WK10039 unplaced genomic scaffold, ASM80110v3 Scaffold3833, whole genome shotgun sequence.
TCTGTTCTTGTGGTAGCCATTAACTAGCTCACTTGCTAACACCGTGTTCTCTACAAGCAATCTCCCTTCCACAAAAGCAGTCTGATTAGGCAAGATTAGGTCCTGAAGTATAGGCTTTAGGCGTCTCACTAAGAGTCTTGAAACTAATTTGTAAAGCGTATTTAGACATGAGATAGGGCGGTAGTCTGATATCTTAGAGGCACCCGTGAACTTTGGAACCAATGACAATATTGTTGAGTTGGTTGTTTTGGGCAGGAAACCTGAGTTGAAGAATGTCTGAATCGAGGCAATGCACTCTTCTCCCAGCAGTGACCAAGAAGCTTTAAAGAACCCCGAGGTGAGTCCATCCGGCCCAGGAGCTTTGTTAGGATTGAGAGAAAACATAAGCTTGGTTATTTCCTCTGCTGTTGGCATTAAAAGTATAGAGCTCCTTTGTTGTTGAGTACAGGTGATTGCTGTAAGGCTATGAAACCAAGCAGTCGGGGAGTACCAAAGCACTTGGAGAGTTACAGGACCAAGTACAGCCTGGAAGTGTGAGATTGCATGAGCACTCATCGCCAAGGGATCAGTGATCACAACACCTGAAGAGAGGAGGAACGAGCGAATTGCGTTGAAACTGGCTCTGACTTGACAAACCCGGTGGAAGTAAGTAGTATTAAAGTCTCCTTCCCTCAGCCACGTTATTCTCGACTTTTGCATAAAGTAACATTCCTCTATCTGTCGCAGAAACTGCCATTGCATATTCTGATCACGTTTTGCTGCAAATGTTTCTGGAGTGGGATCAGTAAGGGCATGTACCTGCACAAGTTGTAGCAAACGGTAAGACTCAATCACTCTCTGTTGGATATTTGagaaattttctttattaagaTTTCTAAGActcctttttatgttttttagcTTCCAACACAGCGACGCAAGGTCAGAGGAAGTGCTTCCGGCGTGCAACCAAGCTTCAGTAACAACCTTTAGAAAGCTCGGGTGTTTGGTCAAGTGGATAAAGAAACGGAAGGGAGGGGTACCGGCTTGGGGGAGTTGGAAGGCTAGGTCAGTTAGGCAAGGTGTATGATCAGAGGGTGCAGGAGGAAGGAAAGTCGCAGTGGCATTGGGAAAGGCAGTAAGACACTCGATGTTGATTAAGCATCGATCCAGCTTTTTTGCTACATGTGTAACATCTCGTTTGTTTGTCCATGTATGCACAGGACCATAGTAGCGAAGATCAAACACTCCTAGCTGAAGTAGACAGTCACGAAATTGAAACATAGGAGAAGCATGTCTACTGTGAGAGAAGCTGGAGTGTTCATGAGAGTGTAGGATCTGATTAAAGTCGCCTCCTATCATCCAGGGTCTAGAATCCAACCCATGAGTGGAGTTCAAATTCAACAACTCAACCAAGAGGTCAGTTCTTTCCTCCATGATGTTTGATGCATAGATAGCAGAATAGATGATAGGTGCACAATTAGGCAATCGTAGTTCACAAGTGATCATTTGTCGCGACTGAGAGATCATAGTGACTTTAGCCGGATCCTTCCAAATTAGCACAATTCTGCCATCCTCATCAGATAGGTGATTAGATAGATAGTGCCAGTCTCTACAGAGTGTAGACATCAAGCGGGGTAGAGATAGTTCCTTTATATGTGTTTCTAATAGAGCACCAAAAATAGGTCTATGGCTATAGAGCCAATCCGAAAAGTCCGATGTTTATCCGATTCGTTTAAACCACGAAGGTTCCAAAAAAGAGTTTTGCACTCATTAGGAAGAAAAAAGGGGTTCTCCAGGGACCTGGAGGGGTTCAGAAATAGAAAGTAAAGGTAAAAAGGGTTTTTTGTGGAAGAGTTTATAAAAGGGGCGGTTTTTAGGTAGTTCAAAGTGCCAACCTCTGGAAAAGGAAGAGAAAGTGAAGGCTTAGAGGATTGGTAGGAAATTTTTGGTGGTTCGGGAGGGGAGAAAGTTGGAGAAGAACGGGTTCTTTTAAGTGATGGTTTGTGTGGCTTGTCAGAAAGACTTTCAGTGGCAGTAAAGGGATGTTTTAGAGCTGAGGGAGGGATGAAAGAGGGCGTTTTAAACGCAGTAGGGCTAGTGGGGAGGGAAGAAGATTGGGCCATAGTCTTTTCAGGAGTTTTAGGAGGAAATGTTTTCTTCGGTACATACTGCTTTCCAGTTGTAGATTTTTCTGATTGCTTTTTCGGATTCACTGaagctttttgtttttgtttctccaCAGGAACTTTTGCCGTTGGCGGTGGATCTTTCGGTGGCGTGTAGAGCAAGCAGTTATGAATGACATGACCAAGCTCATGACAATGAGAGCATTTGGGAGGCAGCCATGGATAATCTACTTGGACCTCTACCACCTCACCGCTTTGTCTTTCAAACTCAACCACAGACGGCAACGGCTTGGTAAGATCCACTTCTACTTTAACATGAGACAAGGTCAGACTCACTAGATTGAGCGTGAAGTCATCGGTCTCTTTAGGATCACCTATCAAACCAGCAACCAATCCGAGACCTTTGTTGTAACGCAGGTCCAAGGGAACACCAGTGAGGTGAGCCCAAATTTTGATGGAGCTGAGAGGAGGTGTAGCCGAGGAGTGAATCGAAGTCCATTGAGCGGTATGAAACATCGAATCTCCCACGTACCagatatttttatccaaaattttttatctaagaaaTTCACTAGGAATCCTGACAAGAACAGAGCGCTGCAGGGGATTGTTATGCATCTCAAGCCTCCTTCCTTTACCCCACATGTGGCTGAGAACGCTCTGGATGTGCTTGAACGGAGGAGGGCGACCATTAAAATAGCATACAATGAAGTCTTTGTGAAGTTCGGCGCCTTTTTCAAATACAGCATCTGGGATAAGCACACGAGGACGACATGTTTCAGAAATCATTACAGGAGCCTCTCTTTGAAGGGATTTATCACCTCTCAAACGAAGAGTCTCAACTAGCGTAAGTGGTGCGCTCTGTAAGGGTGGTGTAGTAGATGGAGAAGTCTGGGGGATTTGGACAGTGGGGGTTGAGGATTAGTAGGAATAGTGACGGGGTTAGGGGTTTGAGGGTTGAAGGCATTAGGTTGAGAGGGGTTGTTTGCAGCACGGTTTGATAGCATTGGGGAGTTATGGTTTGGTGGTATAGTTTTTAATTGGGGATTTTGGCCAGTTGGTGAAGGGGGGGACTGGATCTGAGTGTTAAGAGAGCTGGAAGTTGAGGTAATAGATAGAGAGTTAGGGTTTGCTGTAGCTAGAGGAACAGTAAGGGTAGACTCAATTTCAGCAATGGAGTCAAATTGAGTAGTAGTAGCAGAGATGACTGAAGCAGGGGAGGAACCCAAAGCTGGAGCCATAACAGTATCAACAGGAGAGGAAGTAAGGTGCGATCTACGGAGTTCAGAACGAGAAAGGGGCGGAGTAGCGGCTAAAGGTGGAAAGAGGAGAGGGGAGAAGGGAGAGTTTGGGTCAGGAGGGTCAGGGGGGCGAGGAGGAGCATCTCCAGAGGTTGAAGACGATGGTTGTACGGCGGAAGCACGGCCATGAAACACCTAGCGAAATTGTATTGGAAGACGTGTGAGAGAGAATTTGATCTAATTTTTAATctttagtttttctattttagaggtAAAAATAGGAGAATACATAAGAGATAGTCTTAGCTATTTTATTGTTACAAAGTGAGAAAAAAAGATAGTTTCTTCTATATGTAAAATAAC
It includes:
- the LOC130506964 gene encoding uncharacterized protein LOC130506964; this encodes MFHTAQWTSIHSSATPPLSSIKIWAHLTGVPLDLRYNKGLGLVAGLIGDPKETDDFTLNLVSLTLSHVKVEVDLTKPLPSVVEFERQSGEVVEVQVDYPWLPPKCSHCHELGHVIHNCLLYTPPKDPPPTAKVPVEKQKQKASVNPKKQSEKSTTGKQYVPKKTFPPKTPEKTMAQSSSLPTSPTAFKTPSFIPPSALKHPFTATESLSDKPHKPSLKRTRSSPTFSPPEPPKISYQSSKPSLSLPFPEVGTLNYLKTAPFINSSTKNPFYLYFLFLNPSRDWHYLSNHLSDEDGRIVLIWKDPAKVTMISQSRQMITCELRLPNCAPIIYSAIYASNIMEERTDLLVELLNLNSTHGLDSRPWMIGGDFNQILHSHEHSSFSHSRHASPMFQFRDCLLQLGVFDLRYYGPVHTWTNKRDVTHVAKKLDRCLINIECLTAFPNATATFLPPAPSDHTPCLTDLAFQLPQAGTPPFRFFIHLTKHPSFLKVVTEAWLHAGSTSSDLASLCWKLKNIKRSLRNLNKENFSNIQQRVIESYRLLQLVQVHALTDPTPETFAAKRDQNMQWQFLRQIEECYFMQKSRITWLREGDFNTTYFHRVCQVRASFNAIRSFLLSSGVVITDPLAMSAHAISHFQAVLGPVTLQVLWYSPTAWFHSLTAITCTQQQRSSILLMPTAEEITKLMFSLNPNKAPGPDGLTSGFFKASWSLLGEECIASIQTFFNSGFLPKTTNSTILSLVPKFTGASKISDYRPISCLNTLYKLVSRLLVRRLKPILQDLILPNQTAFVEGRLLVENTVLASELVNGYHKNRGSKRITIKVDIAKAFDTLSWDFLFAALESLELPAPFIRLLRACICTTSFMVGYHTARVSWETVTLTKEQGGLGVKDLHKWNLACLLKLVWMLFFRPKSVWVCWFKEVILRGDISNYWTVKTSTNYSWLVNKMIKVRDLVYPLLHRHLGNGETTRFWFDNWSPMGQLYTILNASSSRLGIPKSATVASLFSNGHWSLPPARTENQLALQVHLTTVTLAEEADYYEWIIDGKLRQRYKTGEVYTYLKGPLQTVPWAKIVWVSYGIPRHSFLTWLVLLDRCPTKDRLIRWGMNVTPLCLLCNSSHENRNHLFFDCVYSATIWRQIMDRCGFHSSTSWDSIVTQLQALQVNRDCRRLTLIATQATIYWIWSERNKRLHQQTFRPPDVLFSLIDKQ